One Hordeum vulgare subsp. vulgare chromosome 4H, MorexV3_pseudomolecules_assembly, whole genome shotgun sequence DNA window includes the following coding sequences:
- the LOC123448740 gene encoding protein FAR1-RELATED SEQUENCE 4-like isoform X2 gives MGKLLALKKLYGDWDSSFDNLYRFKVQVESCCPGSIVHIDHHTINGKIRFRRIFIALKPCIDGFLSGCRSYLAIESTFLTGRFKGQLASATAIDGHNWTCLVSFGVFDSETNENWIWFMQLLRQTIGSPNGLAICTDAGQEVMTGVEEVFPEAKHRECMFHLVTNFKKKFHGKVFDDHLWTAAYSWNPYLFDKHWVAMETTKPTATAYIRKWHNRLWSRSQFSTICKVDYVTNNLVECFSNWIKHHKSLNLDDLFDKTRHLIMILWNRRRKVAKELDGLILPHIIKKLNAMTRELNLEVVESSKEVAEVTTLGGSGFSFVVNLQEGTCSCRQWQVSGLPCKHALAFITSLSNAHIRHYVDLYFSIYKYRAAYAQLIPAMPDKTEWPKFNHGFFMHPPLLKATAGRPKTERHY, from the coding sequence ATGGGTAAGTTGCTAGCCTTGAAGAAACTATATGGTGATTGGGATAGCAGCTTTGACAATTTGTATAGGTTTAAGGTACAAGTTGAAAGTTGTTGCCCCGGTAGCATAGTGCATATTGATCATCACACAATAAATGGGAAAATCAGGTTTAGAAGAATTTTTATTGCTCTAAAACCTTGTATAGATGGGTTCCTTAGTGGTTGCAGATCGTATTTGGCAATAGAGAGCACATTCTTGACGGGCAGGTTCAAGGGGCAGCTCGCTAGTGCTACCGctattgatgggcataattgGACGTGTCTGGTTAGTTTTGGAGTCTTTGATTCTGAAACTAATGAGAATTGGATTTGGTTCATGCAATTGCTAAGACAGACCATAGGATCACCAAATGGTTTAGCCATATGCACCGATGCTGGTCAGGAAGTAATGACAGGGGTGGAAGAAGTGTTCCCGGAGGCGAAACATAGGGAATGTATGTTTCACTTGGtgaccaacttcaagaagaagttcCATGGGAAGGTGTTTGATGACCACCTTTGGACTGCTGCTTACTCATGGAATCCATATTTATTTGACAAACATTGGGTTGCTATGGAGACAACAAAGCCAACTGCAACTGCATATATAAGGAAGTGGCACAATAGGTTGTGGTCTAGGAGTCAATTCTCAACTATTTGCAAGGTGGACTATGTAACCAACAACTTGGTTGAGTGCTTTAGCAATTGGATTAAGCACCACAAGTCCTTGAACTTGGACGACCTCTTTGATAAAACAAGACATTTGATTATGATATTGTGGAACCGAAGGAGAAAAGTAGCAAAGGAGCTAGATGGTTTGATTTTGCCCCACATAATTAAGAAGTTGAATGCAATGACTAGGGAATTGAACTTGGAGGTGGTAGAAAGCTCCAAAGAAGTGGCCGAAGTGACTACATTAGGTGGTAGTGGCTTTAGTTTTGTGGTCAACTTGCAAGAGGGCACATGTTCTTGTCGACAATGGCAAGTTTCCGGCCTTCCTTGCAAACATGCTCTTGCATTCATCACGTCACTTAGCAATGCACATATACGACACTATGTGGACTTGTATTTCTCCATTTACAAATATAGAGCAGCTTATGCCCAACTAATCCCTGCTATGCCGGACAAGACCGAGTGGCCTAAATTTAACCATGGATTCTTCATGCATCCACCACTATTGAAAGCCACAGCTGGTAGGCCTAAAACCGAgaggcactactga
- the LOC123448740 gene encoding protein FAR1-RELATED SEQUENCE 4-like isoform X1 — translation MAMLRVQTMAMLRAWMCAWAQWRSQDFMSGEKKPCGHDCSSARRKKKVKNATKYWICEKVKDWLIEDATLGAKELQKKLKEHHKVKINYKRVYMGKLLALKKLYGDWDSSFDNLYRFKVQVESCCPGSIVHIDHHTINGKIRFRRIFIALKPCIDGFLSGCRSYLAIESTFLTGRFKGQLASATAIDGHNWTCLVSFGVFDSETNENWIWFMQLLRQTIGSPNGLAICTDAGQEVMTGVEEVFPEAKHRECMFHLVTNFKKKFHGKVFDDHLWTAAYSWNPYLFDKHWVAMETTKPTATAYIRKWHNRLWSRSQFSTICKVDYVTNNLVECFSNWIKHHKSLNLDDLFDKTRHLIMILWNRRRKVAKELDGLILPHIIKKLNAMTRELNLEVVESSKEVAEVTTLGGSGFSFVVNLQEGTCSCRQWQVSGLPCKHALAFITSLSNAHIRHYVDLYFSIYKYRAAYAQLIPAMPDKTEWPKFNHGFFMHPPLLKATAGRPKTERHY, via the exons ATGGCGATGTTGCGGGTGCAGACCATGGCGATGCTGCGGGCGTGGATGTGTGCTTGGGCCCAGTGGCGTAGCCAGGATTTTATGTCAG GTGAAAAAAAACCTTGTGGTCATGATTGCTCTAGTGCAAGAAGGAAAAAGAAGGTGAAGAATGCAACTAAGTATTGGATATGTGAGAAGGTGAAGGACTGGCTCATTGAAGATGCAACTCTAGGAGCAAAGGAATTGCAAAAGAAGCTTAAAGAACACCATAAGGTCAAAATCAACTACAAGAGAGTATATATGGGTAAGTTGCTAGCCTTGAAGAAACTATATGGTGATTGGGATAGCAGCTTTGACAATTTGTATAGGTTTAAGGTACAAGTTGAAAGTTGTTGCCCCGGTAGCATAGTGCATATTGATCATCACACAATAAATGGGAAAATCAGGTTTAGAAGAATTTTTATTGCTCTAAAACCTTGTATAGATGGGTTCCTTAGTGGTTGCAGATCGTATTTGGCAATAGAGAGCACATTCTTGACGGGCAGGTTCAAGGGGCAGCTCGCTAGTGCTACCGctattgatgggcataattgGACGTGTCTGGTTAGTTTTGGAGTCTTTGATTCTGAAACTAATGAGAATTGGATTTGGTTCATGCAATTGCTAAGACAGACCATAGGATCACCAAATGGTTTAGCCATATGCACCGATGCTGGTCAGGAAGTAATGACAGGGGTGGAAGAAGTGTTCCCGGAGGCGAAACATAGGGAATGTATGTTTCACTTGGtgaccaacttcaagaagaagttcCATGGGAAGGTGTTTGATGACCACCTTTGGACTGCTGCTTACTCATGGAATCCATATTTATTTGACAAACATTGGGTTGCTATGGAGACAACAAAGCCAACTGCAACTGCATATATAAGGAAGTGGCACAATAGGTTGTGGTCTAGGAGTCAATTCTCAACTATTTGCAAGGTGGACTATGTAACCAACAACTTGGTTGAGTGCTTTAGCAATTGGATTAAGCACCACAAGTCCTTGAACTTGGACGACCTCTTTGATAAAACAAGACATTTGATTATGATATTGTGGAACCGAAGGAGAAAAGTAGCAAAGGAGCTAGATGGTTTGATTTTGCCCCACATAATTAAGAAGTTGAATGCAATGACTAGGGAATTGAACTTGGAGGTGGTAGAAAGCTCCAAAGAAGTGGCCGAAGTGACTACATTAGGTGGTAGTGGCTTTAGTTTTGTGGTCAACTTGCAAGAGGGCACATGTTCTTGTCGACAATGGCAAGTTTCCGGCCTTCCTTGCAAACATGCTCTTGCATTCATCACGTCACTTAGCAATGCACATATACGACACTATGTGGACTTGTATTTCTCCATTTACAAATATAGAGCAGCTTATGCCCAACTAATCCCTGCTATGCCGGACAAGACCGAGTGGCCTAAATTTAACCATGGATTCTTCATGCATCCACCACTATTGAAAGCCACAGCTGGTAGGCCTAAAACCGAgaggcactactga
- the LOC123448741 gene encoding probable apyrase 1 encodes MRRFSAAGARQQQSEAVSDRLHRYRGVLMVVLSPVLLVSFVLLLMPRSPASVTDGASGVLVATGGRRWGPQAVGGVGDGSNRYAVIFDAGSSGSRVHVYCFDESLDLVPIGNAIELFKQKKPGLSSYAKDPQEAAESLVSLLEEAEKVVPVELREQTPVRVGATAGLRALGAERSEEILQAVRDLLRDKSSFKSQPDWVSVLDGSQEGAFAWVTINYLLEKLGKPYSHTVGVVDLGGGSVQMAYAISEKDAAKAPQVSDGEDSYVKKLVLKGTTYYLYVHSYLHYGLLAARAEILKASERSDYSNCMLDGYHGKYQYGDDTFEASGSSSGATYSKCRAVAVRALKVDEPACTHMKCTFGGVWNGGGGDGQKNLFVASFFYDRAAEAGFVNPKAAVAKVKPSDFEEAARRVCKLNVKEAHATYPDVSEEDIPFLCMDLVYQHTLLVDGFGVDPYQDITLVKKVPYGNSFVEAAWPLGSAIEVASSS; translated from the exons ATGCGCCGCTTCTCGGCCGCCGGCGCGCGCCAGCAGCAGTCGGAGGCCGTCTCCGACCGCCTGCACCGCTACCGCGGGGTGCTGATGGTGGTGCTCTCGCCGGTGCTCCTCGTCTCCTTCGTGCTCCTCCTCATGCCGCGCTCCCCGGCCTCCGTCACTGACGGGGCCTCCGGTGTGCTCGTCGCCACTGGAGGCAGGAGGTGGGGACCCCAGGCCGTCGGCGGAGTTGGTGACGGATCGAACAGGTATGCGGTCATATTTGACGCCGGAAGCTCCGGGAGCCGCGTGCACGTGTACTGCTTCGACGAGAGCCTGGATCTTGTTCCTATAGGGAATGCGATCGAGCTGTTCAAGCAG AAAAAACCAGGCTTGAGTTCTTATGCCAAGGATCCTCAGGAGGCTGCTGAGTCACTTGTTTCTCTTCTTGAGGAAGCTGAAAAAGTAGTTCCTGTAGAATTGCGTGAGCAAACACCTGTCAGAGTTGGG GCCACCGCAGGTCTCAGAGCATTAGGGGCTGAAAGGTCTGAAGAAATTTTGCAAGCG GTTAGGGATCTCCTTCGTGACAAGAGTTCTTTCAAATCCCAACCAGATTGGGTCTCGGTTCTAGACGGATCTCAGGAAGGTGCATTCGCGTGG GTTACCATCAACTATCTGTTGGAGAAATTGGGAAAGCCTTACTCACACACTGTTGGAGTGGTTGACTTAGGTGGTGGTTCTGTCCAAATGGCTTATGCTATCTCAGAAAAGGATGCAGCAAAGGCTCCTCAAGTTTCAGATGGCGAAGATTCGTATGTGAAGAAGCTGGTACTTAAGGGAACAACAtattatctttatgttcacag TTATTTGCATTACGGTTTGCTGGCAGCTAGAGCAGAGATCTTAAAAGCTAGTGAAAGAAGTGATTACAGCAACTGCATGTTGGACGGATATCATG GGAAATACCAGTATGGGGATGATACATTTGAGGCGTCAGGTTCATCATCTGGTGCTACTTATTCCAAGTGCAGGGCTGTTGCAGTCAGAGCTCTTAAAGTTGATGAACCGGCATGCACTCACATGAAATGCACATTTGGTGGCGTGTGGAACGGTGGTGGTGGAGATGGACAGAAAAATCTTTTTGTAGCATCATTTTTCTATGATAGGGCTGCCGAG GCTGgttttgtaaaccctaaggcagcAGTTGCTAAGGTTAAACCATCAGACTTTGAAGAAGCTGCACGACGTGTTTGTAAATTAAATGTGAAGGAGGCACATGCCACCTACCCTGATGTTTCGGAGGAAGACATTCCATTCCTTTGCATGGATCTTGTTTACCAGCACACTTTACTTGTGGATGGATTTG GTGTGGATCCCTACCAAGATATTACGTTAGTAAAGAAGGTGCCTTATGGCAATTCGTTTGTGGAAGCAgcatggccccttggtagtgccatTGAGGTTGCATCTTCATCATAG